The following are encoded together in the Phaseolus vulgaris cultivar G19833 chromosome 9, P. vulgaris v2.0, whole genome shotgun sequence genome:
- the LOC137822013 gene encoding cytochrome P450 CYP72A616-like — protein MEDGMLKTMAWCFALLLFYVMIRFVNIIWWRPRNSEKLLRKQGIRGSSYKFFTGDTSDMKHSVQKALSKPISLHHQIVPRVIPFLHNMVQQHGNISLCWFGRRPRLIIADAELTRLILTNKNGHFLKPPRNPLINFLSLGLSSLEGETWTKRRRVVTSAFHIEKLKTMVPGFSSSCYNMIQRWEKYVEADGWYELNVCSEFEILTGDVIARTAFGSSYAEGKKIFELQKEQAILVNEALNTVYIPGFRFLPTTKNKRRYNLDIQIKAILRDIIQRKEQAMKENKEKEHDLLSILLQCREQTNSLTTDDVIEECKLFYFAGQVTTANLLAWTMIVLSMHPNWQEKARTEVLEIFGKTSSALDYEAINHLKIVTMILYEVLRLYPPIVVINKYNWCETRVGNMSIPAGVELSLPLLLLHYDSKYWEKPEEFNPGRFNEGISKASKDHAAFYPFGWGPRICPGQNFAFLEAKIALAFILQHFSFQLSPSYAHAPTASLGLTLQPQHGAPIIIRPT, from the exons ATGGAAGATGGCATGTTGAAAACTATGGCATGGTGTTTTGCCTTGCTACTTTTCTATGTTATGATCAGATTTGTGAATATCATATGGTGGAGACCCAGAAATAGTGAGAAACTGTTGAGAAAGCAAGGGATCAGAGGATCTTCATACAAGTTTTTTACTGGAGACACTTCAGACATGAAACACTCTGTCCAAAAGGCATTATCAAAACCCATCTCCCTCCACCACCAAATCGTCCCTCGTGTCATCCCTTTTCTGCACAACATGGTTCAGCAACATG GAAATATTTCACTGTGCTGGTTTGGAAGAAGACCAAGACTCATAATAGCAGATGCAGAGCTTACACGATTGATTTTGACAAATAAGAATGGGCACTTTTTGAAGCCACCACGTAACCCTCTCATCAATTTTCTATCGTTGGGATTGTCTTCATTAGAAGGCGAAACTTGGACCAAACGCAGAAGGGTGGTAACATCAGCTTTCCACATTGAGAAGTTGAAG ACAATGGTGCCAGGCTTTTCAAGCAGCTGTTACAACATGATTCAGCGATGGGAAAAATATGTGGAAGCTGATGGATGGTATGAATTGAATGTTTGTTCAGAATTCGAAATTCTTACTGGTGATGTGATAGCTCGAACAGCCTTTGGAAGTAGCTATGCAGAGGGAAAGAAAATTTTTGAACTGCAAAAGGAGCAAGCAATCTTGGTCAACGAAGCCTTGAACACCGTCTATATCCCAGGTTTCAG ATTTTTACCAACTACAAAGAACAAGCGCAGGTACAACCTAGATATCCAAATCAAAGCTATATTAAGAGATATTATACAGAGGAAAGAGCAAGCAATGAAAGAGAATAAAGAAAAAGAGCATGATTTATTAAGTATACTACTACAGTGCAGAGAACAGACTAATTCTTTAACAACAGATGATGTTATTGAGGAATGCAAGTTGTTTTACTTTGCTGGCCAAGTGACCACGGCCAACCTACTTGCATGGACTATGATTGTTTTATCTATGCATCCAAATTGGCAagaaaaggcaagaacagaggTGTTGGAGATTTTTGGCAAAACAAGTAGTGCACTTGACTATGAAGCCATtaatcacctcaagata GTGACAATGATATTGTATGAAGTATTGAGATTATATCCTCCTATAGTAGTCATTAACAAGTACAATTGGTGTGAAACAAGGGTAGGAAACATGTCCATTCCAGCAGGAGTTGAATTGAGTTTACCCTTGTTACTTCTTCATTATGACAGCAAGTACTGGGAGAAGCCTGAAGAGTTCAACCCAGGTAGATTTAATGAAGGGATTTCAAAAGCTTCAAAGGACCATGCTGCTTTCTATCCATTTGGTTGGGGCCCAAGAATTTGTCCTGGCCAAAACTTTGCCTTCTTAGAAGCAAAGATTGCTCTGGCTTTCATTCTTCAACATTTCTCTTTCCAACTCTCACCCTCTTATGCTCATGCTCCAACTGCTTCTCTTGGTCTTACTCTTCAGCCACAACATGGAGCTCCCATTATTATTCGTCCCACTTAG
- the LOC137821287 gene encoding cytokinin dehydrogenase 7-like translates to MLAYLEHFVHEKDAESRQDDEVASLSRALELQASIDELGPAGIASKDFGGIKSVKPLAMIRPSSAVDVARVVKAVAASPSLTVAARGNGHSVNGQAMAEKGLVLDMRALEEPFEILWIEGTAYLEVSGGALWEDVLKRCVSEVGLAPRSWTDYLGLTVGGTLSYAGVSGQTFRYGPQTSNVTELEVVTGKGETLCCSLTQNSELFFGALGGLGQFGIITRARVVLQQAPEMVRWIRVVYSEFEEYAGDAELLVEEVEECFDYVEGFVLVNSDDPANGWPTVPLEPEQVFDPVHIPSTAGPVLYCLELGLHYGNADHPYRSRVDMDVDRLLGRLRFIQGLKFQTDVTYTEFLLRVKRVEEDAKASGTWDAPHPWLNLFVSKSNIVDFDREVFKKILKDGVDGPILVYPLLRTKWDNRHSVVVPDSDIFYIVALLRFSPPPPKGPPAELLVAQNNEIIQFCTSRGLDFKLYFPNYQSREDWMKHFGKQWSRFVERKASFDPMAILAPGQRIFSRTSQPPSIP, encoded by the exons ATGCTAGCTTATTTGGAACACTTCGTTCACGAAAAAGATGCTGAATCGAGGCAAGACGACGAAGTTGCCAGCCTCTCCAGGGCGCTTGAACTTCAAGCCAGTATCGACGAATTGGGTCCAGCCGGAATCGCTAGTAAGGATTTCGGCGGCATAAAGTCCGTCAAACCCTTGGCCATGATCAGGCCTTCCTCGGCCGTTGATGTGGCCAGAGTGGTGAAAGCCGTGGCGGCGTCTCCGAGTCTGACGGTGGCGGCGCGGGGGAACGGGCACTCGGTGAACGGGCAGGCCATGGCGGAGAAGGGACTGGTCCTCGACATGCGTGCCTTGGAGGAGCCTTTTGAGATTCTCTGGATAGAAGGCACGGCCTACTTGGAAGTTTCGGGAGGGGCATTATGGGAAGACGTTCTTAAACGCTGCGTTTCGGAGGTTGGACTGGCCCCGAGGTCGTGGACGGATTATCTCGGTTTAACAGTTGGTGGAACGCTGTCCTACGCAGGCGTCAGCGGCCAAACCTTCCGTTACGGTCCTCAGACATCCAACGTAACGGAATTGGAAGTTGTAACAGGCAAAGGCGAAACGCTGTGCTGCTCCCTGACACAAAACTCTGAACTTTTCTTTGGTGCGCTCGGTGGCTTAGGACAGTTCGGTATTATTACAAGGGCCAGGGTGGTTCTCCAACAGGCTCCAGAAATG GTGAGGTGGATAAGAGTGGTTTACTCTGAATTTGAGGAGTATGCTGGCGATGCAGAGTTGCTGGTGGAGGAAGTAGAGGAATGTTTTGATTACGTGGAAGGGTTCGTTCTGGTGAACAGTGATGACCCGGCCAATGGATGGCCCACCGTGCCATTGGAACCGGAACAGGTGTTCGACCCGGTTCATATTCCTTCCACTGCTGGCCCTGTTTTGTATTGCTTGGAGCTGGGTCTTCACTATGGTAACGCGGATCATCCTTACCGTTCCCGTGTTGATATG GATGTGGATCGATTGCTCGGACGGCTGCGATTCATTCAGGGTCTCAAGTTCCAGACGGATGTGACCTACACAGAGTTTTTGCTACGTGTAAAGCGTGTGGAGGAGGACGCAAAAGCCAGCGGCACCTGGGATGCACCTCACCCTTGGCTCAACCTCTTTGTATCCAAGTCCAACATTGTTGATTTTGATCGTGAGGTGTTCAAGAAGATTCTCAAGGACGGGGTCGATGGCCCCATTTTAGTCTACCCTCTCTTGCGAACCAA GTGGGATAATCGTCACTCAGTGGTGGTGCCTGACAGTGACATCTTCTACATAGTAGCGTTGCTCCGATTCAGCCCACCACCTCCAAAGGGTCCACCAGCTGAACTCTTGGTGGCGCAAAATAATGAGATTATTCAATTCTGCACAAGCAGAGGCCTTGATTTCAAGCTATACTTTCCCAATTACCAGTCACGGGAGGATTGGATGAAACACTTTGGGAAACAATGGAGCAGATTTGTGGAACGAAAGGCCAGTTTTGATCCCATGGCTATCCTTGCACCAGGACAGAGAATTTTCTCCAGAACCTCTCAACCTCCTTCTATCCCATAA